In Melioribacteraceae bacterium 4301-Me, a genomic segment contains:
- a CDS encoding histidine triad nucleotide-binding protein, giving the protein MGKTIFSKIINREIPADIVYETESILAFRDINPQAPVHILIIPKIEIPSVKELSGKEHSKLLGDMIDAANEIARKENISQSGFRLVFNCGADAGQEVYHLHLHLLGGRKMNWPPG; this is encoded by the coding sequence ATGGGAAAGACAATTTTTTCTAAAATTATTAATCGCGAAATTCCAGCTGATATTGTCTATGAGACAGAGTCAATTCTTGCTTTTAGAGATATCAATCCCCAAGCCCCAGTACACATTCTAATTATTCCTAAGATTGAAATACCATCAGTAAAGGAGCTGTCGGGCAAGGAGCATTCAAAGTTATTAGGTGATATGATTGACGCTGCAAATGAAATAGCAAGGAAAGAAAATATATCACAAAGCGGCTTTAGACTGGTTTTTAATTGTGGAGCAGATGCGGGTCAGGAAGTTTACCATTTGCATTTACATTTGCTTGGCGGAAGAAAGATGAATTGGCCTCCAGGCTAA
- the purD gene encoding phosphoribosylamine--glycine ligase, with protein sequence MKVAVLGSGGREHALALKISESPSLSELFILPGNPGTKKLGHNIQIDINNFSSVINFCKTNSIDFVVVGPEQPLVNGIIDELKKNGIVAFGPSKNAARLEGEKSFAKQLMIENSIPTAAFNVFQKDNYSQAVEYLKSTKYPVVIKADGLAAGKGVVIVNSFNEAKKEISNYFDKSLFGKAGEKIIIEEFMEGEEVSVFAITDGVDYVLLPTAQDHKKIGEGDAGKNTGGMGAYSPTPFVSNAVLEQIKRSIIEPTLFAMQKVGSKFSGCLYCGLMLTSDGPKVVEFNSRFGDPETQVVLPLIEGDFLKLLYSSSTGKIDKDSVKFSNGACVGVVLASKGYPEHYEKGYKIYGLDQDFDNDVIIFHAGTKESNGEIITNGGRVLNVIVKSKNNDLTYCKKRCYEVIQTIYFDGMYYRKDISDKAFKH encoded by the coding sequence TTGAAGGTAGCTGTTTTAGGTTCAGGCGGTAGAGAACATGCATTAGCGTTAAAAATTTCTGAAAGTCCCTCTTTATCTGAGCTTTTTATTTTGCCAGGAAATCCTGGTACAAAAAAATTAGGACATAATATTCAAATTGACATAAACAATTTTTCTTCTGTAATAAATTTTTGTAAGACTAACTCAATAGATTTTGTAGTAGTTGGACCCGAACAACCCTTGGTCAACGGTATAATAGATGAATTGAAGAAAAATGGTATTGTTGCCTTTGGCCCTTCAAAAAATGCTGCTCGCTTAGAAGGCGAAAAATCTTTTGCCAAGCAACTAATGATTGAAAATTCTATCCCAACTGCTGCATTTAACGTTTTTCAAAAAGATAATTATAGCCAAGCAGTTGAATACTTGAAAAGCACAAAATATCCAGTTGTAATAAAAGCCGATGGTTTAGCAGCTGGAAAAGGTGTGGTTATAGTTAATTCTTTTAATGAGGCTAAAAAAGAAATTTCAAACTACTTTGATAAATCTTTATTTGGCAAAGCTGGCGAAAAAATTATTATTGAAGAATTTATGGAGGGTGAAGAAGTTTCAGTTTTTGCTATTACTGACGGAGTAGATTATGTACTGCTTCCAACTGCACAAGACCATAAGAAAATAGGTGAGGGGGATGCAGGTAAAAATACTGGTGGAATGGGTGCATATTCTCCAACACCATTTGTCTCAAATGCCGTTTTAGAGCAAATTAAAAGAAGCATTATTGAGCCAACTTTATTTGCAATGCAAAAAGTTGGTTCTAAGTTTTCGGGTTGTCTTTATTGTGGACTAATGTTAACAAGTGATGGTCCAAAAGTAGTGGAATTTAATTCTCGCTTTGGTGACCCTGAAACTCAAGTTGTTCTTCCTTTAATTGAGGGCGATTTTCTTAAGTTATTATATTCCAGTTCAACTGGGAAAATTGACAAAGATTCAGTTAAGTTTAGCAATGGAGCATGTGTTGGCGTTGTTTTGGCATCGAAAGGCTACCCAGAACATTATGAAAAGGGTTATAAGATTTATGGCTTAGATCAAGATTTTGATAATGATGTAATTATTTTTCATGCTGGCACAAAAGAATCTAACGGTGAAATTATTACAAATGGCGGCAGAGTATTAAATGTTATAGTTAAGTCGAAAAATAATGACTTAACTTACTGTAAAAAAAGATGTTATGAAGTTATTCAAACAATATACTTTGATGGGATGTACTATCGTAAAGATATATCTGATAAGGCATTTAAGCATTAG
- a CDS encoding sigma-54-dependent transcriptional regulator: MKSILLIDDEREICESIKMILEYENYHVDYTTDSNEGIKKLNENSYDALLLDIQMPNTNGFEILDWIQQNEIDIKTIIISAHSSIENAVKATKLGAFDFLEKPIDRDKLLISVRNAISQNQLQKENKKLKKDLGLSDTFIGKSQAVLKILETVSTVAKTDSRVLITGENGTGKEIIAREIHRQSNRSHKELVEVNCAAIPNDLIESELFGHEKGAFTGAIRQRIGKFEQADGSTLFLDEIGDMSLNAQAKVLRAIEEGKIERLGGSSKISVDVRIIAATNQDLRQAIKEGKFREDLFHRINVIPIFIPPLRERKDDIPLLVEYFTKQICEKYNFPLKEFTDNAINSLKNMQWTGNVRELKNLIERIIIMIPKNVISEKDVYDLIPKSSNDFDDLFNISNSFQEFKEKAEKMFILKQLEANNWNISKTAEALEIQRSHLYGKMKKYNIIKE; this comes from the coding sequence ATGAAATCAATCTTATTGATAGACGACGAAAGAGAAATTTGCGAAAGCATTAAAATGATTCTTGAATACGAAAATTATCATGTGGATTATACTACTGACTCAAACGAAGGGATAAAAAAACTTAACGAAAACTCATACGATGCACTTCTTCTTGATATTCAAATGCCGAATACAAATGGCTTTGAAATTTTAGATTGGATACAACAAAATGAAATTGACATTAAAACAATTATTATTTCTGCTCACAGCAGTATTGAAAATGCCGTTAAAGCCACAAAATTAGGTGCATTCGACTTTTTAGAAAAACCAATTGACAGAGATAAACTTTTAATTTCGGTAAGAAACGCAATAAGTCAAAATCAGCTACAAAAAGAAAATAAGAAACTCAAAAAGGATTTGGGTTTAAGCGATACTTTTATTGGTAAAAGTCAAGCTGTACTTAAAATATTAGAAACTGTTTCTACTGTTGCCAAAACTGATTCAAGAGTTTTAATTACCGGAGAAAATGGCACTGGAAAAGAAATAATTGCCAGAGAAATCCACAGGCAAAGTAACCGAAGTCACAAAGAATTAGTCGAAGTTAACTGTGCAGCAATTCCCAACGACTTGATTGAATCAGAATTATTTGGACATGAAAAAGGTGCTTTTACAGGGGCTATTCGACAGCGAATAGGTAAATTTGAGCAGGCAGATGGAAGTACATTATTTTTAGACGAAATTGGCGATATGAGTCTTAATGCTCAAGCAAAAGTATTAAGAGCAATAGAAGAAGGTAAAATTGAAAGATTAGGCGGCAGTTCAAAAATCTCCGTTGATGTAAGAATTATTGCAGCAACTAATCAAGATCTTCGGCAGGCTATTAAAGAAGGAAAATTTCGGGAAGATTTGTTTCACAGAATAAATGTAATTCCTATTTTTATACCTCCTTTACGGGAACGCAAAGATGATATTCCGTTATTAGTTGAATATTTTACAAAGCAAATTTGTGAAAAATATAATTTCCCTTTAAAAGAATTTACCGACAATGCAATTAACAGCTTAAAAAATATGCAATGGACAGGCAATGTTAGAGAGTTAAAAAACTTAATAGAGCGAATTATAATTATGATCCCTAAAAATGTTATTTCTGAAAAAGATGTTTACGATTTAATACCAAAGTCATCAAATGATTTCGATGATTTATTCAATATTTCAAATTCATTTCAGGAGTTTAAAGAGAAAGCAGAAAAGATGTTTATATTAAAGCAGTTAGAGGCTAATAATTGGAATATAAGTAAAACTGCAGAAGCTTTAGAAATTCAAAGAAGTCATTTATATGGTAAAATGAAAAAATATAATATAATAAAGGAATAA